Proteins encoded together in one Pseudomonadota bacterium window:
- a CDS encoding acyl-CoA dehydrogenase family protein encodes MTFPDTWQSFADEPEYVSAIRSQIQRFLIQHAPREERQKWDREARWPREVYAELNKMGLTGLTIAEDYGGAGQDLVAAIAVIEELSAGSAALAGPYIHTCFYGGMNLSENGSEAQKQALLPKLASGEMFFAYGLSEPNIGGDLASVETRAAREGDEVIINGAKRWCTGADWADYIYCLVRSGEADARYKNLSFVLVPTDALGVTMQDIEHVNLRYTHSQDVYFDNVRLPASAIVGGEEMWNKGWQQLAGRALDVEKLEISAVALGITRAAIAEAWSYAQEREQFGKPISQHQAIRHKLVTARTKWQAARHMLYHATWLAQQARPCSVETSMAKLFVADTGVEIALTCQQVMGSYALSDSYELERHVRDLLGMPIVGGSSDMQRNNLASLMKL; translated from the coding sequence ATGACCTTCCCCGATACATGGCAGAGCTTTGCCGATGAGCCGGAATATGTCTCGGCCATACGCAGTCAGATACAGCGCTTCCTGATCCAGCATGCCCCCCGCGAAGAACGACAGAAATGGGACCGTGAGGCCCGCTGGCCGCGTGAGGTTTATGCCGAGCTCAACAAAATGGGTCTGACCGGGCTGACCATAGCCGAGGATTATGGTGGTGCCGGGCAGGATCTGGTCGCGGCGATTGCCGTTATTGAGGAGCTGTCAGCAGGCAGTGCGGCGCTGGCCGGGCCCTATATTCATACCTGCTTCTATGGCGGCATGAACCTGTCTGAAAATGGCAGCGAAGCGCAGAAGCAGGCGCTTCTGCCCAAGCTGGCATCGGGCGAGATGTTCTTCGCCTATGGCCTGTCCGAACCCAATATTGGCGGCGACCTAGCCAGCGTGGAAACCCGCGCTGCGCGCGAGGGTGACGAGGTCATTATCAACGGCGCGAAACGCTGGTGTACCGGCGCGGATTGGGCAGATTATATCTATTGTCTGGTGCGTTCGGGCGAGGCTGATGCGCGCTATAAAAACCTGTCTTTCGTGTTGGTACCCACCGATGCGCTGGGGGTGACGATGCAGGATATCGAGCATGTCAATCTGCGCTACACCCATAGTCAGGATGTTTATTTCGACAATGTCCGCCTGCCCGCCAGTGCGATTGTCGGCGGCGAGGAGATGTGGAACAAGGGCTGGCAACAGCTTGCCGGGCGCGCGCTTGATGTCGAGAAGCTGGAGATCAGCGCGGTGGCTCTGGGCATCACCCGCGCCGCCATAGCCGAGGCGTGGAGCTATGCGCAGGAGCGCGAACAATTCGGCAAACCGATCAGCCAGCATCAGGCGATCCGCCACAAGCTGGTGACAGCACGCACCAAATGGCAGGCGGCACGGCATATGCTCTATCACGCGACATGGCTGGCGCAGCAGGCGCGGCCCTGTTCGGTCGAGACCAGCATGGCCAAGCTGTTTGTCGCCGATACCGGGGTCGAGATTGCGCTCACCTGTCAGCAGGTGATGGGCAGCTACGCGCTGAGCGATAGTTATGAGCTGGAACGCCATGTGCGCGATCTGCTGGGCATGCCGATTGTCGGCGGGTCTAGTGATATGCAGAGGAACAATCTGGCGAGCTTGATGAAGTTGTGA
- a CDS encoding enoyl-CoA hydratase-related protein yields MGAEFRIEDTHYSRFTFERDGRILKAFITSDHPVNGVDAAMHDELATVFTDLQRDSDSDLIILSAKGRAFCAGGDFDWFEEQISDPAKFRGIAWDAKRIVSGILEMEKPIICRLNGAAAGLGATIALLCDVIIADENAVIGDPHVKVGLVAGDGGALIWPQLIGYAKAKELLMTGDMLSASEAQALGLINYALPTDAIDTKVDEIAGKILANPRWAVRWTKTVTNIPLRALAAQLMDASIGYESVSNFLDDRREAVAAMMEKRAPKLTGD; encoded by the coding sequence ATGGGTGCAGAATTCCGCATTGAAGACACCCACTACAGCCGCTTCACCTTTGAACGTGATGGCCGGATACTCAAAGCCTTCATCACCTCGGATCATCCGGTCAATGGCGTCGATGCCGCGATGCACGATGAGCTGGCGACGGTGTTCACCGATCTGCAGCGTGACAGCGACAGCGATCTGATCATCCTTTCCGCCAAGGGCCGTGCCTTTTGCGCTGGTGGCGATTTTGACTGGTTTGAAGAGCAGATTTCCGACCCGGCCAAATTTCGCGGCATCGCCTGGGACGCCAAACGCATTGTCTCGGGCATTTTGGAGATGGAAAAGCCGATCATCTGCCGCCTGAATGGCGCTGCGGCGGGACTGGGGGCGACGATTGCCTTGTTGTGCGATGTCATCATTGCCGATGAAAATGCTGTGATCGGTGACCCGCATGTCAAAGTGGGGTTGGTCGCGGGTGATGGCGGCGCGCTGATCTGGCCGCAGCTTATCGGCTATGCCAAGGCCAAGGAATTGCTGATGACCGGCGATATGCTGAGCGCATCCGAAGCACAGGCGCTGGGCTTGATCAACTATGCGCTGCCGACGGACGCGATTGACACTAAGGTGGACGAGATTGCGGGTAAAATTCTGGCCAATCCGCGCTGGGCAGTACGCTGGACCAAGACGGTGACCAACATCCCGCTGCGCGCCTTGGCGGCGCAGTTGATGGATGCGTCGATAGGCTATGAGAGCGTGTCCAATTTCCTCGACGACCGGCGCGAAGCAGTGGCAGCGATGATGGAGAAACGCGCGCCAAAACTGACGGGGGATTGA
- a CDS encoding NADP-dependent oxidoreductase, whose amino-acid sequence MADMMRYVVLARYCEGLPVPEDFRVEEAPLPIPEEGQFRVRHVFNSVDPGTRSRLSGSDTYSAAQKIGAPMDGFSVGVIEESRHADWKEGQQVFFAGGWRSHSIQNGKGFIGPVYPGLPLSYWIGVLGVPGLTAWCGLKETAQFREGDAVLVTSAAGPVGATAGQLAKAWGASKVVGIAGSDQKCAWLKDEAGFDAVINYKTVDDLDAAISEAMPDGIDLLYDNVGNAMIERVLPKMKLNGRICVAGQVADYSLALEDRPGIRTTTPFITHQIMMRGLVVFYHAKMFPEALQTMAGMIAKGALKLKEERFEGLDAMPEAFCGLFRGENFGRRVVKVGEE is encoded by the coding sequence ATGGCTGATATGATGCGCTATGTGGTACTGGCGCGCTATTGTGAGGGGCTGCCGGTGCCGGAAGATTTCCGGGTTGAGGAAGCGCCTTTGCCGATCCCCGAAGAAGGCCAGTTCCGCGTCCGCCATGTGTTTAACTCGGTCGATCCGGGCACCCGCTCGCGCCTGTCGGGCAGCGATACTTATTCCGCGGCGCAGAAGATTGGCGCGCCGATGGATGGTTTCTCGGTCGGCGTGATCGAGGAGAGCAGACATGCCGACTGGAAAGAGGGCCAACAGGTGTTTTTCGCCGGTGGCTGGCGCAGCCACAGTATCCAGAATGGCAAGGGCTTTATCGGCCCGGTCTATCCCGGATTGCCGCTGTCTTACTGGATTGGCGTTTTGGGCGTGCCGGGTCTGACCGCTTGGTGCGGGTTGAAGGAAACCGCGCAATTTCGCGAAGGCGATGCGGTGCTGGTGACATCCGCCGCCGGGCCAGTCGGTGCGACCGCCGGGCAATTGGCCAAGGCTTGGGGTGCGTCAAAAGTGGTCGGCATCGCCGGCAGCGATCAGAAATGCGCCTGGCTGAAAGACGAGGCCGGGTTCGATGCGGTGATCAATTACAAGACAGTCGACGATCTCGACGCCGCGATCTCCGAAGCCATGCCCGATGGTATCGACCTGCTCTACGACAATGTCGGCAATGCCATGATCGAGAGGGTGCTGCCCAAGATGAAGCTGAATGGCCGTATCTGCGTCGCGGGACAGGTGGCCGACTATTCGCTGGCGCTGGAAGACCGGCCCGGCATCCGCACTACCACACCGTTTATCACCCATCAGATCATGATGCGCGGGCTGGTGGTGTTCTATCACGCCAAGATGTTTCCCGAAGCATTACAAACCATGGCGGGAATGATCGCCAAGGGCGCGCTCAAGCTCAAAGAAGAGCGCTTTGAAGGGCTGGACGCGATGCCTGAAGCCTTTTGTGGCCTGTTCCGCGGCGAGAATTTTGGCCGCCGTGTCGTCAAAGTCGGGGAAGAGTGA
- a CDS encoding acyl-CoA dehydrogenase family protein yields the protein MQAIETIAPLGKAVAERLPTIAKRADEIEAARRLPADIAQDLASIGIFDMVKPKSLGGLEMAPLDIVAILHAMARAEASVGWCAMIGATTAVNAAYMPHDVAKEVYGTPGTITGGVFAPMGRADDMGDHYTVSGRWQWGSGNINCHWLCGGAMIFKDDELQRLDNGAPYHRMMLFPADDVERIDTWHVMGMRGTGSGDLAVKDVMVPKARSVSLIVDTPVEQGPLYTFPVFGMLAMGVASVALGNAAGALDEIKAMAKTKKNPATGKTMAERQVTQVDIAKAEAKLAAAEAYFREAIATCWEAAISTGELSPEQRAQLRLAGAYATECAADVAKTAYTLGGGAAVYETSNLQRRFRDAHVATQHIATAHGVYELAGRISLGLPTDTGML from the coding sequence ATGCAAGCCATAGAAACCATCGCCCCTTTGGGAAAAGCCGTGGCCGAACGCCTCCCCACCATCGCCAAACGCGCCGATGAGATTGAGGCCGCGCGCCGGCTGCCCGCCGATATCGCGCAAGATCTCGCCAGCATCGGCATCTTCGACATGGTCAAACCCAAAAGCCTTGGTGGGCTGGAAATGGCACCGCTGGATATTGTCGCCATCCTCCACGCCATGGCGCGCGCAGAAGCCAGTGTAGGCTGGTGCGCGATGATCGGCGCGACCACTGCGGTCAACGCCGCCTATATGCCGCATGATGTCGCCAAAGAGGTATATGGCACGCCCGGCACCATCACCGGCGGCGTGTTCGCACCTATGGGCCGTGCCGATGATATGGGCGATCACTATACCGTCAGTGGGCGCTGGCAATGGGGGTCGGGCAATATCAACTGCCACTGGCTGTGTGGCGGCGCGATGATCTTCAAAGATGATGAGTTGCAACGCCTCGACAATGGCGCGCCCTATCACCGGATGATGCTGTTCCCCGCCGATGATGTGGAGCGGATCGACACCTGGCATGTCATGGGCATGCGCGGCACCGGCTCGGGAGATCTGGCGGTGAAGGATGTGATGGTGCCCAAGGCGCGCTCGGTTTCGCTGATCGTCGATACTCCGGTCGAGCAGGGCCCGCTTTATACTTTTCCGGTTTTCGGGATGCTCGCCATGGGTGTCGCCTCGGTGGCGCTGGGCAATGCCGCTGGCGCGCTGGATGAGATCAAGGCGATGGCCAAGACCAAGAAAAACCCGGCCACCGGCAAGACCATGGCCGAGCGGCAGGTGACGCAGGTCGATATCGCCAAAGCCGAGGCCAAGCTGGCCGCGGCAGAGGCGTATTTCCGCGAGGCCATTGCCACCTGTTGGGAGGCGGCCATCAGCACAGGTGAACTTTCACCCGAACAGCGTGCACAGCTGCGCCTCGCCGGAGCCTATGCCACGGAATGCGCCGCCGATGTCGCCAAAACCGCCTATACGCTGGGCGGCGGCGCGGCGGTCTATGAGACCAGCAATCTGCAACGCCGCTTCCGCGATGCCCATGTGGCGACCCAGCATATTGCGACGGCGCATGGCGTCTATGAACTGGCCGGGCGTATCAGCCTCGGCCTGCCAACGGATACGGGGATGCTCTGA
- a CDS encoding peptide ABC transporter substrate-binding protein, with protein MMVSRFLLLLALVLTGCTKASQQDSATGTGPDTLVRLSDAEIRGLDPQKYSDLASLRVARDQFDGLTRYNGAGEAVAAIARDWTVSKDGKLWQFRLVDTALFSDGTAITAPLFAKLWQRLNDTATASPHRELFRAIANITAEDAQTVRITLAHPFPELPSLLAHPAMAALPMHLIETRGDGWTAMRPLVTSGAYRLTRWRLNDAAALERNPQWHATTPPVARVIWKPMDDKLAGMRLVLSGAADIAHSYPDNRHRWLQHNHPEYLRSSDYLGTYYFAFNTRRPPFDNADVRRALSMTVDRAFLSRTLQPFGNHPACGVVPPALLENAANGCSLTPEKRETARRLLVGAGYDEANPLRFTMRINSAREHSRVAVALAAMWRALPVEAQILNSEATLHFASLRRGDFDLARSGWIADLPTADNFLAVHRSDAGSVNYSGYASSDYDALLDNASASADGRDALLAKADALIARDAPVLPLYFYRASALVSPRIVGWQDNVLNIHPSATLSLTDKE; from the coding sequence ATGATGGTCTCGCGTTTCCTGTTGCTGCTGGCTCTCGTGCTGACGGGCTGCACCAAAGCGTCGCAACAGGACAGCGCTACCGGCACCGGGCCGGACACGCTGGTGCGGCTTTCCGATGCCGAGATACGCGGGCTTGACCCGCAGAAATATTCCGATCTCGCCAGCCTGCGCGTGGCGCGCGACCAGTTTGACGGGCTGACCCGTTATAATGGCGCAGGTGAAGCCGTAGCCGCCATCGCCCGTGATTGGACGGTCAGCAAGGACGGCAAGCTCTGGCAATTCCGTCTGGTCGATACTGCCCTCTTTTCCGATGGCACCGCGATTACCGCGCCGCTGTTCGCGAAGCTGTGGCAAAGGCTCAACGATACGGCCACCGCCTCGCCGCACAGGGAATTGTTCCGCGCTATTGCGAATATCACTGCCGAAGACGCGCAGACGGTGCGTATCACCCTTGCCCATCCCTTCCCCGAGCTGCCCTCGCTGCTGGCGCATCCGGCAATGGCGGCGCTGCCGATGCACCTGATCGAGACGCGCGGCGATGGCTGGACCGCGATGCGGCCTCTGGTCACCAGCGGCGCTTATCGGCTGACCCGCTGGCGGCTCAATGATGCAGCGGCGCTGGAGCGTAACCCGCAATGGCATGCCACCACACCGCCCGTAGCACGAGTGATCTGGAAACCGATGGACGACAAGCTCGCGGGGATGCGGCTGGTGCTCAGCGGCGCCGCCGATATTGCGCACAGCTATCCCGATAACCGCCACCGCTGGTTGCAGCACAATCATCCCGAATATCTGCGCAGCAGTGATTATCTCGGCACTTATTATTTTGCCTTCAACACACGGCGACCACCATTTGATAATGCCGATGTGCGGCGGGCGCTGTCGATGACGGTCGACCGCGCCTTTCTCAGCCGCACCCTGCAGCCCTTTGGCAACCACCCGGCCTGTGGCGTGGTGCCACCGGCATTGCTGGAAAACGCCGCCAATGGCTGCAGCCTGACCCCGGAAAAACGCGAAACCGCACGGCGCCTGCTCGTCGGTGCCGGCTATGATGAAGCCAATCCGCTGCGTTTCACCATGCGCATCAATTCAGCACGCGAGCATAGCCGTGTCGCGGTAGCGCTGGCAGCGATGTGGCGCGCACTACCGGTAGAAGCACAGATTCTCAACAGCGAGGCAACGCTGCATTTCGCCAGCCTGCGGCGCGGCGATTTCGATCTGGCGCGCTCGGGCTGGATTGCCGACCTGCCGACTGCTGACAATTTCCTCGCGGTGCATCGTTCCGATGCCGGCAGTGTCAATTATAGCGGCTATGCCAGCAGCGACTATGATGCGCTCCTCGACAATGCCAGTGCATCAGCCGATGGACGCGATGCACTGCTTGCCAAGGCCGATGCCCTGATTGCACGCGATGCGCCGGTGTTGCCGCTCTATTTCTACCGCGCCAGTGCTCTTGTCTCGCCAAGGATAGTCGGCTGGCAGGACAATGTTCTCAACATTCATCCCAGCGCCACTCTGTCGCTGACAGACAAAGAATGA